The DNA segment TTTCTGCCTGTTAAAATGTCGGATATTTACCGATGTTTCTGCTCTCAATTTTGTAATAGACGGTTGTTTCAGGATCAAGGATTCTTCACCGAATGAGTCCATTTTCTCAAGATAATCAATGATCGTATTATTCAGCCAGACAGAGACTTCTCCATCTTCAATTAAAATGATCGGTCCCGCTGTTTCCTCGCTGATCGGAATATGTATTCCCAAACCGTATTTTCGAAGACTACCTAATTCTAAAAAATCATCCTTGTCTTCCTTACTGAATCCATTCAGGATAATCGGTTTTCGTTTGAATTCGCTATCTGGTCCTGGTTCGAAAGCATTTTGTAGAGGACCGTAAAGATCTTCAGAATACTTTATCCCTCTTTTGACAACATAAACAAGTTCGTCCGGATCAGTTGGCTTGGCAATATAATGAAAAGCTCCTTCATGGATGGCTTTGACTGCTCCATGAACACTGGCAAAACCAGTCAGAATGATGATCACTGCAAAAGGCTGTTTGTTCTTAATAACTCTCATTAATTCCAAACCGCTGATCCTGGGCATAGACATATCTACCAGGAACAGGTCGAAATCAAAATAA comes from the Candidatus Cloacimonadota bacterium genome and includes:
- a CDS encoding response regulator → MKKHILIVDDEPSVRDICKDILEDEGYRVTVAVDGQDAVDKMDYFDFDLFLVDMSMPRISGLELMRVIKNKQPFAVIIILTGFASVHGAVKAIHEGAFHYIAKPTDPDELVYVVKRGIKYSEDLYGPLQNAFEPGPDSEFKRKPIILNGFSKEDKDDFLELGSLRKYGLGIHIPISEETAGPIILIEDGEVSVWLNNTIIDYLEKMDSFGEESLILKQPSITKLRAETSVNIRHFNRQKLLDFFSYKGDKLFKRFMINLINNSFFKWRKSVQRIVMLKLATGEK